CTGCACCTGCGACAAATACGACCGCGACTTGCCCTGGCCCGAACAGAAGGCCTGGGCGTGCAAGTTCTGCTTTCTCTATCACACACGGGAGTGCCTCCAGGGAGCCTGGGAGGTCAACCCGCTGGATCCGCCGGCCGCTCCGGAATCGAAGCCCAAGCGGATTGCTCTGACGCAGTGCGACTACCTGGGCAAGGTGATCGAGAAGACCGACGCCGGCGGCTTCGAATGCAGCTGCCAGGGGAAGTGGTTGCGCAAGTGTCGGCTGCATGGAGAGTGTCGATTGACGCAGGAGTCAGACGTGCCCGACTGTGCCTCCTGCGACGACAATACACTCCTACCTAAGAACCGGCGGAGCTGATCGCCGAAGCAGATCGGCAAAGGGATGAAGGTTCGCGAAATTCGGCGGAGAGTTGAGGTGGGTCAGGCGGTTAGATGATCAAAGTGAGAACGAAAGTAGCACCCTGATCTTCAGGAACTGGAAGTTTGAGATTTATCAATCGGATGCAAAAGTCAACGACTTTTGAATGGATCGCTCTTGTAACTCCTATAACAGAATTGTCTTCGCCAGCTAGTGCCAGGAAGCCTCGCATGTGGAAGCGCCTAAATAAAACAATACGTCCATTTCTACCGGTCGTAATTCTCCTGGCCTCATTTTTGTTCTGTTGTGGTTTGCCATTACATACTTACGATCACCTTCAAATGGATGATCGTCCAGAACTGATATATCACCGTTTTGAGTCATCAATCCAGGATTATGGAAAGAGACTTGCGGCTGATGAAGTGTACTTTGAAGAAACCCGAGGATATGTAATCCCCTCTTCTTTGATCTATTACGGAGCGAGATACTGTAAAAAGAAAGGAAACCTTTCACTTCCCTGAACTGGTCTTGCGCGAGGGATTGCGATTTGCTATCACTTCGTCATGGCTTCTGCGATTCCAACTTCGACGGAAACTCCCGTTCTCGATCCCGCTTTCCTTTTAGCGTTCCGAAGCGGAAAGCTGACGTCGGAACAAGCTCGGGAATTCGTTCATCGAGATCCCCTGGAATTGCAGTTTCTGTTGCTCCAACTGAGCGTCGCGGTCGCTGCAGGCACGATACCTCTGGGGCCAAACACTCCCTCGGGATCCATCGCTCCCTACTTAAAGCCGAATGCGAATCCCAAGAAAAAGAAGGGAAAAGCCGGCCCCAAGCCTGGACACGACGGTCATTATCGCCCAATTCCCACCCGCATCGATAAACGCCAGACCCACCAACTGGAGGTCTGTCCCTGCTGCCAGGGAGCTCTGCAACGCACCGACCGCCAACGCCTAAGGATCATCGAAGATATTCCCGACGATTTGCACGCTCAGACGACCGAACACACGATTCATCGCGACTGGTGTCCCAAGTGCAAAAAGCAGGTCGAACCGGTTGTTCCCGACGCTCTGCCAGGCTGTCAGCTGGGCCATCGAACTACGGTCCTGTCGGCCTGGCTGCACTACGGACTGGGTACCACGACGAGTCAGATCCTGGAGGTCTTCAACGGCCACCTTCAGATGAAACTCAGCGCGGGCGGCTTGACCGAAATCTGGCACCGTCTGGCCGAAGTACTCGAACCCTGGTACGAGCAGATTCACCGCGAATGCCTTTTGGCCGGCGTCCTGCACGCCGATGAGACCGGCTGGCGAACCGAAGGAGTGACGTCCTGGCTGTGGTGTTTTGCGCGGGACGATGCGACCTATTATCGGATTCACCCCAAGCGGGGTCACGAGGCCTTGAAGGTCTTCTTCACGGAAGCCTTCCAGGGCGTTCTGGTCAGCGACTTCTGGAAAGCGTACGACATCGTGACCCAGAAGCGTCAGAAGTGTTGGCCTCACTTGTTGCGGGATTTGACGGCGGTCGATGAAGGCTCTGAAAGCGGCGAGGATTGGCCAGAATTCTGCAAGAAACTGTGGCGGATTTACGCCGATGCCGTGCGTTTGGAGGCGGGTATCGAAGAGTTGCAACAGGAGAGCTACGACAGCCGATTGCTGCGGCTTAAGACGCGGATCACCGATTTGGCGGTGCGACCGTGGACGAACCGCCACGCCCGGAGATTGGCCAAGCGTTTGTTCGATTACGGCGACGATCTATTAACGTTTCTGGAAATAGAGGGAGTGCCCAAGAGCAACAATAAGGGGGAGCGAGAAATCCGACCGGGCGTGATGATGCGGAAAGTCAGTTTCGGCAGTTACAGCCAGCAGGGGGCTCGGACGCGAAGCATTCTGATGAGCATTTATCGCACCCTGAAGTTACGGGACCTGGATCCTTTAAAGGAGACCGAATCGGCCCTCCGCACCTACACGCTTACAGGGAAACTACCTGCTCTACCCGTGAAGCTCAGTTCAGGAGAGTGAAAGATTACAAAGAAAGGAGGCTGTTTTTGCATATTTTTCGGATACACTTTTGATGATCCTGTTCCGGAATTGTGGTTTTGCCCGAACGGATTAAATCCTCTACCTGAGGAAATCACAGAAGCCAAGCGGCGATACCGAATTCTAAATTGGACTCAACATTCTCCACAGTGGGTGTCGTTCTATAGGGGAGATTTGAAGCCGAATTAGGCGGAGTGAGTTGGACCCGTGATGGATGGCCCTCGTGTAGAGTGCACTACTCTTTCAATTAAAGTTTTACGACTTGACGCTATATCCAAAGAGACCCACGAGACTGCCACCCCGCGTAAGACCTAATGCTAGTCGAGGTAGAACGCAACCAGTGATCTCTGTTCCTTCGGGATAATCTTTCCGAGGTAGCTCCCACAAATCACGATCGTGGCCTATCCGCACAAAGCGCGTGTCCACAAATTCTGGACGATTTCGGAACCACTGGATCATTTCCCGCCAAGGAAGAAAGTACTCAGGATCCGACTCCGATCCATCTTCTTCCACTTCAGACCACCACACTCCGGATTCGGCCAATGGCTCGACAGTGATCGTAACCGGCGGAAATAGAGTGTTACCAAATTTGGCTCGAACCAGCTCTTCAGTAATCTTCGATACAGACTCTCCAACGTTTGCTGCGATGAAGAACCCTCTGAACGGATCACTCGAAGAAGAACCCATTCCTACATCAGTCTCGTCCATAACTTTTTCGGCTTCCGCTGAGAGTTGGCGGCATAATGTCAACTCATCTGGGTCTACAGAATGGTGAATGGATTCGCTTCGTCGAGCAATTACACCGCTGCCATACACCACTGCCTGACGGGAGATGATGTTGTTTGGCCATTCAGCCTTAAGATCGCCAACATTATAGCTCTCCATGCACTCACGAATAACTTCAAGCCTTTCAGGATCCGGGGTGAAGTGAGTTAGTGGTACTTTAGCCATTCGTGCAATCTCCGCTGTCTATCGCCGATTAGTCAGGATTCATTATGTCAGACGACGAACAATTGTAACTGATACTATCCCGATTGAGTGAACTAGTACTTTCAATATTCCAAACTCTATCCAGACAAACGCTGACATACAAATGAAAATAGAGAATTCAGTCTCGTATATAGATCCACCTTGTGCGCGTCGGTCACACCGTCCGAAGCACCCAAACCGACCACCTCAGCCCAATCCCTTAAGCCGCAAGCCAGGCCTTTAATCCCTCTTCTCTTCGCCCACTCCCCCCGGATCGCCAACTCAGTTCGGGACGCTTTGTTATAGTCGGTTCCATGAAACCCTGGTTCCTATTCAACGACTCCATCCCCGGCCTCTCCTTCACCGTAATTCCCTCGGGAACGGCAGTGACGGACGCCGATACACCCCTGCGCTCGGCCACCCTCGATCTGAAGGCGGGCGGGGTCAGTTGCAAATCGACGCAAACACTCAGCTCGCTGAATGGCAGCACTTTTTACGGCAAGTACCAGGAATCCGCTGACGGAGTCACCTGGACCGATCTGGCCGGTGCCGCCTTCACCTTCGTCATCACCAGCTCGAACATCCAGACCATTAACTTCACCAGCTCGAAGAGATACCTCCGCTATTCGTGCGAGTTCGATGCAGGCGATTTTGCGTCCTGCACTCTGGGAGTGACTCTCAGCACCAACTAACCGGAGCCAATTCGTTCCGGAATCTCATTAGAAATTCTTTGTTTCTTGCGGCTTAAAGGAGTGCTTATGGTCCGGTCCGATCCAAATACTCGCGTCGGAATCGATCCCAAAAGTTGGATTGCGCGCTGGGGCTTCCCCTCTTTGCGAGCCTTTTTAGTAATTCCTTCTTTGGAATACCCCGGTTGCCAGCACCGCTCTTACGAGCCCTTGATTAGCACCCAGGTCCGGCCGTGGGCCGGGATGGTCGCGCGAATCGTGGCCGAGCCATCCGAGGCGATGGATACTTCCTGCTTTTTCCCATCGGCGAAATAAATCACGGCCTTTCCAGTTAATCCCGTGTAATAGAGCGGCAGTTGGATGTTCCGAACCATTTCCGATTCAAGCGGATTGTAAAACATAGCGAGGCCGCGCTCTTCGGAATTCGGATTCACATGCAGCCAGCCATCCCAATCCCGGCCATCCGCGCGCCTCAGGTGGATCAGATCCGAATCGAGAATCGTGCGATGGCTCCGGTAGAAATCGACCCAGCGCTTCACCACGGCCTTGGTTTCATCGGTATCGTAAAGGCGGGGTCCGCGATAGCAGGCCTGCACTCCGGCGCCGAACAGATTGGCCAAGCGAGATTCATAATGCGGCAGATGTTGGGAGAGCGGCTCGATTGTGGCGGCCGGGCCGCCGCCGTGATATTCGGTGAGTGGTACAAACATCCAGCCCATGCTCGAGGTTTTTTCCCAGGTGCCATCGTAGATATTCTGCCTTTCGATCACCTCTTGCCATTCGCGCGGCAGAGACCAGTTCGTTTCCCGGTAACCCATGCCGCATTTATTCGAACCGGCGAGGTAATACCAGTCGGGCACGTTCAGATAAATTCCTTGAGATCGACACCACTGATAGAAATTGCGGATCTTCTCCCATTGCCGCCACTGCGAATCCTGCAGGCCCTTGTGACCGGGATGAGTAGTTGAGGCGCAGACATCGCCGGGGTAGGAGCCATCATGTTCCAGAACCGAACAACCTGTTTTCTCGTAAAAGTTGCGGAGCTGCTGAAAGTAATCTTCTCCCCACTGACTGCACAGACAGGGAGAATTCCCGAAGCGCATCCCACCGGGAGCATGGGTGGCCGGATTAATGCAGTCGTTTTCCTTGTTGATCGAACGGCTGGCCAGCAGCGAATAGCCTCCCAAAGCAATCCGTTTTTGGCCAGCATAGTCGGCCAGTTCCTTCATATTGGTGAGATATTTGGGATCGCGGGATTCGATATTGAAGCCGCTGCCGAAGGTCATGATGACCATTTCGAATCCGACCTGCGAACACTGATCCACGGCCAGTTTCACCGATTTCGGATCGGCCGATCGGACATGCATCAGGATCGGGTTTTCGTTGACCCAAGGAGCCAACAGCCGATAAGCCCGTCGCGTGGCGAGCCCTCGCCGTTCCCGCTCGGAACTATCGTGAAGTAATTCGAACACGCGAAAGGATTCGAAGGATTTTCCCGCTTCAATATCAATGTCCGGCCCGTACGGTGGAGTGCATTCCAGCAGACAGGGCGTCTGTTTGTCGTAGCTCACCTGCGTTTCATAGCTGGGATCGGCTTTCCATTGCACGGCCGGGTTGCTGATATGCTCGGCCATGCCACCCCCAAAGGCATAATCGCTGAAAACCTGGATTTTCCGCAGTGCGGAACGGAATTGAGCGGCGTTCGAATCGACCATAGATTCTTCTTCCGCTACCGCCAATTGCTCTACCGAAAAGCGATTGAGGTGAATCGGTTTGTCTGAACGGTTCCGGATAGTCAGCCACTTCGAAAAGAGCGGGATCCCATCATAAAGCTCGTAGTGAACTTGAACAGTTATCCCGGGCTGCCGTTCCTCCGACTGATAGTCGAAAGTTAGGCGAACCCCTGGCGGAGGCCAATTGACCAGCTGACTGATCCATTCCTTGTGCGGCTTCCAGGGAAATCGTTCTTGCGTTTTATCGAGAGTGTATCCGACGCACTTCCACGAGGTCGGATCGGCCGGCATGTTTTTCAGCATCTCCGGCAACAAGAAGTTGTGGACCTTCTGCCCGATAAGGCCGCCGAGGGGAATTCTTTTGCCGTCGATTTCCAGAAGCGCTTCTGGTCGGATGCTGCGAAGGAAAGATTGCCCAGTCCCCAGGTGGTCGAGACCAATGGTGGTGGCATTGGGTCGAAGCAGGAAAGTTCGTCGTACAATCCCGTTATCGAGAATCAATTCGCTCTCCGAGGCGCCACGGAGGACTTTTGCCTTGGCAAAGGAATTGTCGATGAGCCAGTCGAGTTTAGGTTGCGATGCGCCGAGGGTTGCGGCCGCAGGAAGTCCCTGAGTACTCAAGGTGGGTGTGACCGGCTGAGCCGATGCGATCGAGGAAAAGACGATCCCTAGCAAATTCAGTGCAAGAAGGAATGGGCCGAAGGAGCTTGGCATGCATATTCTCGAATGGGAAGTTCGGCGGAGACAGCTCGCAGATAGCGAAGGACTGTAATCGAAGTTTACGCGACGACTTGGGCGGTGGCTCTGGAATCTTTAGACCTCGTTCTGATTGAGGATCACTACGCAGTCAACGAAATGTCACCGCGTGACCCTCTCGTTACATCGCACTACGATGAGAGCACTTTGATACGAGGAAAATATTACTATCCGAATGTTAAAACTCGCTCGAAACAGACCGCGTTTTTCCAGAGGCTTGTGCGCGGCGGCCTGCGGGGCAATCGGTACCGTCGCACTGGCGGCTTTGCTCTGGTCGGGATACCTGGTCATCCGCTGGGCAACTATCGGAGCTTCCGAATTTGATCGCGGTTACGATTTACAAGAGTTTCGAGAGTATTTTCCGTTCGTGGCACTCGCTTGTTCGACCTTGGGTGCCTGCTCGGGCTGGGCCGTTTATGCTCCGGTTCGCCGGTCAAATTTAGCCCGGACTTTGATCTGGATTTTTGGAGGTAGCGGAGCGGTCTGGGGCGTTACAGGTTTTCTGGGATTGATACCGAGGCGATCCAAGGATGAAAGTTTTGACGCATTTCATCTCGTGGAAGTGCTGTTAGTAATCCTTCCGCCGATAGCCCTCGCGATTCTGCTAACTGTGTGGCGCACTCGACAGAGTAGCTCGCAGACTAATGAGGAATTGCAATGTAATAGTGGGGCTCCGAGGGAATAAAAATCATCGAAGTTCTGTAGTTCTTGGCGCACCTCGTGTTGTTTTGGTTAAGAAACTTTGAAATAACAGGAACCCCAGAGCCTGCCGAGAGGATGGAGGAGGTGGACTTCCCCACGGAAACGGACACCGAGTTAAGCTGATAAGCTAACTGGGGAGGTTCAGGCTTCTCATTGCCCAGAAATCTCAAGAGTTTGATTATTTTTGACTTCCATAAGGTTGAGGCTACTATTGTGCGGCGATGTCACCTGGGACAAATTCTTTTGCATCGCCTGGACCCGCAAAACAGACAAGTCCCGGAAAAATAAGCGTTCTCCCTACATATCCAAGTCGTTTATCGAGATAAGATGGCATGAGTTACCAATACAGTTACTCAGCCGATTGGTCCGAAAAGGAATCGCCAACCATGAATGACCCTCAGATCCCACTAGAAACGGAAAAACTGCCTGTTTCTCCGAGGATTTCTATCCCGGGTCGATTGATCCTCGGTTTGATTTTTGCAATCGGCGTGGCCTTCAGCATTTATGCGGGCATCTGGATCGGTATGGTCACAGGGCTCACAACCTACGAGCAGGTGGAACCCGCACCCAAAGGTATCGGCTTGGCTCCCGATCTATCGGAATTAGTGAATATCGTACTCGGCATCGGTTTTGGCGGCATTATCGGTGGCTTAGTCGGTCTGATTTTGGGACTTATCGTCATGTGGGCGATTACTAGACATTTGCTTCGTCCGTTATTCGCAAAAAAAATGGATTCTAAAAGGGCAACTCAACGCATCGCGCCCACTCCCGGTTAAAACTGACTGAAATCCTAGAGGCTTGCTTAGAGATCCATCGTTGATCGAGTTTGCGGGAAGCGCCCATTAAAATCTTCTACTCTTTGCGGACTGCTTCTAAGTAGTCGACCTCTGTCGCCTCCACCAGCGGCAGGGCCAAATTCACCTAGATATCCCACGAATTTTTAGTGTGAGGCGTTCGAAGCTCCTTGCGTCGACTATTTCGTCAGTGCAAAAAAGGACTTTAAAAATATCCACGAACTAAACTGACTCACCATCCTCTGAAAGAGATAAAAAACTACCCGCCTCTCTCTCCATTCTTTTTTTGTGTACTAAATAGCGATAGATAGGAGTTCTCTCTGATTCATTCGGAATAGCCCAAATGGGACCTCATTTCTGAAATCCCAAATACGGAATAACACAGGATCTGTTTGGCTCTGTTAGGAACAATCGATGATCTCAGCCCGTGCCTACCCCTATTTGCTTTTACCGTTGCTATTCGTCGGAGCGGGCTGCGACTCGAGCCTCGGGTCTGCGAACACTGCCCCATTGAAAAACAATTCCACCGATGCGACCGCACAAAAAGTAAGCAAGCCAGTCGCTCCTTTTAAACTGGCTGTGCCTCCCGAATTGCCGGGTGCCGTGAACGGTTACATCTTGCGAAGTATGGAGACGGATCTGCTCATTGCCACGGCCAAATTCGCCGCCGAGAAAGGAAAATATGAATTAGCGGCCATCGCCCAATACTGGTATGTTCGGAAAACCCAGAAGGGCCAATATGCTATGGCCTGCTATCTAGCCATTACAAAACAAATCGAGCCTGCCTTTTACTGGCTACAAAAAGCGGCGATCGAGGAAGGGGTGGACGCTAAGCATGCGGAACGCGATGAAGATCTCGAAACTCTTCGGGAGGATGTGCGTTGGAATCAGGTGCTGAGTTACATCCAGGAATGTAACAACTACTTCGAAAAGGCCGATAGTTTCAAAACGATATTGTTACTTCCGCGAGGTTATACCAAGTCGGTAGCTATCCCCGCAGTCATCTGGATGCACGGACTGGATTCGAGTCCGAGCGATCTTCTCACTGAAGCATTCCAAAAATATGCGGATCAGCTTAATGTGGCGTTGATCGGGATCAGCGGCACCAAGCCACGCGGTCCCAATACGTTCGCCTGGGCGGAAGATATAGACAAGGATTCCGACCGTATTCGAGAGGCTCTGGCCGTAGCTAGCGATCAGGTGACAATTGAGAAAGGCAAGATCATCACTTTGGGCTTTTCTCAAGGTGGGCAGGTCGGGTTGGAACTCGCCGCACGCTATCCCGAGGAGTTCGCCGGATCGATTGTGTTATCTCCCAGGGCGGCTTCGCACCTGCAATCGATCCAAGTATCGCCGTTACTAGCTTCACGCCGTTTTGTCATATCGTGCGGCGCCTTGGAAAACCGGGAAAACCTTTCGCTGGTGAAGAAGGATAACGAGTGGCTAGTGAACGCCAAGGCCGAGGTCCTGTACAAACTCTATCCGCGCGTCTCGACTCATGCTTTACCAGCCGACTTCCTCGAACGATTTCCGGAGTGGGTGATTTTTATTCTCAATAGAAAACGGTCTCGGGAGTTTAAAGCCTGAAGCTCCCGGCGGCTTTTTTCGACCGTCGAAGTTTTCCGCAGGACTCCACGTTCAAAAGTCTCGAAACCATCTTCGGTCTCGATGTTTTCGAGTTACTGCAATTGAGGTATGAGCGATTGATACTCACTCGTTTTGGGCGCCCGTTGGAGGCTGGCCCGGAACGCGGCAAACAGCCAATCGACGATATTACTGCTGTGCATCTGGAAGTACTCGTTGGAACTGACGAAACCCGCAATCACCTGCTCATTGGTCGTACCGTGCAGGAAATCGTTGATCCACATGTTGATCTCGGCCTGACTCGGTGATCGACCCAAATAAGTCTGATAGTCGGCCACAATTCGCTGCGACTCTCGTTCCTGGCTAGCAGCGAACCCGTATGCAATCTGAGTCGTGGAGACCCCGGCGTTCAGCTGATTTACCCAACCTTGCACCTCGCTGGCGGAAGGAGATCGACCCAGCAGATCGACATACATTCCCTTGATCCAACCCGCACCGGCGCCGCCGTGATTTGCGATATATTCGGGGGAGCCTATAAAATTCGCTTCCAGTTGCTCATCCGTCAGTCCATGCTGCATCTGGCTAATCCAGTTGGCTAGACCCGATTTATCGGGAGAGCGGCCGAGATATTTCTGGTAAGCGGCTGTGATAAAGTTGGAGTAATACTCCGCGCTCTGCACCAGACCCAGCTCGACCAGATTTCGGGAAGTACTTCCCCTTCCTTGGATCGTCGAGCTTGCGCCAACATTGACAGTAAAAGAGGCAGTACTCGATAGAGAAGTGTTATTCGTAAGCGCCGCCGTGACGGTCACGGTGAAAGAACCCGGCTCAATGCCGTTCCATTCGGAGGGTTGCCAGGTGAACAGCCCGGTCTGCGGATTGATGTTTGCGCCGGCCGGAGCATTGGCGCCCAGGCCGTAGGTAATGGGTGGATTAGCCGTGGCGGATGCGGTTACGGTCAGCGAGAGTGTCGATCCATCCGCCACATTCTGAGTTACAATCGGATTGATCGTGGGAGTTTGATTGCCATTCGATCCCGAGGTAACCGTAATCGTCGGTTTTGAGTTGAGAATCACTCCGCTAACCGTGAGGGCGAGCGTGCTGGCCGTGCCGATAGTACCACCGGTGAATTGAACCGAGTAGGTACCACGCGTCGAACTTTCGCTAACCGTTCCAAACGTTCCGTCGCTGGTTCCTCCCGAGAGGCTGAAACCAAACGCACTATTGAGTAGGCCAGTTATCGCATTGCCGGCCGCATCTTTTACGACGATGGTCAGCAGATCGGTATTTCCAGTAGTGACACTGGAAGCGGCGAAGCTGTCACTTGAATTGCTGGCGCTGACTGGACCAGGATTCACCGTAACACTTGGCTTGGTCGAAAGCACAACGCCGTTGACGGAAACTTGAAGGTTGCTGGCTGTGCCCGCCGTAGTGCCGGTTAAAACTACCGTGTAGACGCCGGCCGTGGAAGTGGCCGAGACCGTTCCGAAAGTTCCGGCACTGGTACCACCAGACATACTGAAACTGAAGGCACTGTTGCTGAGGCCGGAGATAGGATTG
The genomic region above belongs to Telmatocola sphagniphila and contains:
- the tnpC gene encoding IS66 family transposase, coding for MASAIPTSTETPVLDPAFLLAFRSGKLTSEQAREFVHRDPLELQFLLLQLSVAVAAGTIPLGPNTPSGSIAPYLKPNANPKKKKGKAGPKPGHDGHYRPIPTRIDKRQTHQLEVCPCCQGALQRTDRQRLRIIEDIPDDLHAQTTEHTIHRDWCPKCKKQVEPVVPDALPGCQLGHRTTVLSAWLHYGLGTTTSQILEVFNGHLQMKLSAGGLTEIWHRLAEVLEPWYEQIHRECLLAGVLHADETGWRTEGVTSWLWCFARDDATYYRIHPKRGHEALKVFFTEAFQGVLVSDFWKAYDIVTQKRQKCWPHLLRDLTAVDEGSESGEDWPEFCKKLWRIYADAVRLEAGIEELQQESYDSRLLRLKTRITDLAVRPWTNRHARRLAKRLFDYGDDLLTFLEIEGVPKSNNKGEREIRPGVMMRKVSFGSYSQQGARTRSILMSIYRTLKLRDLDPLKETESALRTYTLTGKLPALPVKLSSGE
- a CDS encoding alpha/beta hydrolase: MISARAYPYLLLPLLFVGAGCDSSLGSANTAPLKNNSTDATAQKVSKPVAPFKLAVPPELPGAVNGYILRSMETDLLIATAKFAAEKGKYELAAIAQYWYVRKTQKGQYAMACYLAITKQIEPAFYWLQKAAIEEGVDAKHAERDEDLETLREDVRWNQVLSYIQECNNYFEKADSFKTILLLPRGYTKSVAIPAVIWMHGLDSSPSDLLTEAFQKYADQLNVALIGISGTKPRGPNTFAWAEDIDKDSDRIREALAVASDQVTIEKGKIITLGFSQGGQVGLELAARYPEEFAGSIVLSPRAASHLQSIQVSPLLASRRFVISCGALENRENLSLVKKDNEWLVNAKAEVLYKLYPRVSTHALPADFLERFPEWVIFILNRKRSREFKA
- a CDS encoding CrcB family protein: MNDPQIPLETEKLPVSPRISIPGRLILGLIFAIGVAFSIYAGIWIGMVTGLTTYEQVEPAPKGIGLAPDLSELVNIVLGIGFGGIIGGLVGLILGLIVMWAITRHLLRPLFAKKMDSKRATQRIAPTPG